In the genome of Nocardioides sp. NBC_00368, the window CCGAGCGCTTCAAGTGCACCGAGCAGGTCGGTCGGCTGAAGGCGCGCGCGGGGTTCCCTCCTGCCGACCCCAACCGCGAGGCGATCCAGATCGAGCGGCTCCGCCGCCTCTCCGACGACGCCGGTCTCGACCCCGAGTTCGCTGAGAAGATCCTCAACGTGATCATCGCCGAGGTGATCCGCAACCACCGCCAGTTCCTCGAGAGCTGAGCCGGTTCAGTCGAGCACGCGGGCCAGCCAGGCGTTCCAGAACCGCCGGTCCGGGTCGAAGCGGCGGACCAGGCGCTTGAAGTCGTCCCAGTGCGGGAAGCCGGCGCCGGGGTCCGCGGTGGCGAAGAGCTTGCCCCAGTGCGGCCGGGTGCCCGCCGGAAGCCGTCGTTCCAGCTCGGGCAGGAGCTCGCCCACACCGACGGGGTCGGCCTGCCAGGTGAAGTGCAGCGCCAGGATGTCGGTGCCGTAGGCGGGGGAGAGCCACAGGTCGTCGGCGGCGACCGCGCGGATCTCGCCCACCTGCAGCAGCGGCCGAATCCGTTCGGCGAGCGACCGGACGGCGTCGACGGCCTCCTGAGCGCGATCCAGCGGCACCAGGTATTCGCTCTGCAGCTCCGCGCCGACGCTCGGCTGGAAGTCGAGCCGGAAGTGGGGCAGCCGCTCGTGCCACGGCCCCGGCACCCCGAGCTGCTCGGTGCACGGTGCCGGGTCGAGACCGGGGATGACGTGGTGCGGACGGGTCGCGAGCTCCGTCCCGGGGATCTCCGGAGTCGTCGTACGTGACTTCACCCAGACCCGGCCGACGGAGCCGTCCGGCTCGTCGCCCCACCGCGTGAAGACGGACACCGAGTAGGCCGCGCCGAGGATCTCGGTGAGGTGTTCTCGCAGGTCGGCGTAGGAAAGACCGTCGTGGACCGTCTGCCGGACCTGGTAGGTCGGCGAGGTCGCCAGCTCGAGATGGGTCACGATCCCGAGCGCGCCGATGCCGACCACGGCCCCGGCGAAGTCGGGCGACCCGGCCTCCAGGCGCACCAGCTCGCCCTTGCCGTCGATGATCTCCAGCGCGGTCACGGAGGTTGCCAGCGACCCGTTGCCGACCCCGGATCCGTGCGTTCCCGTCGCGACCGCTCCGGCCACGGAGATGTGGGGGAGCGAGGCGAGGTTCGGCAGCGCCCGTCCGCGCTCCTCGAGCCAGGCGGCGAGCTCGCCGTAGCGCGTGCCGCCGGGCACCCGGACGACCTCCCCGGTCAGGCTCGGCGCGGACTCCAGAGCGTCGAGAGAGACCAGCACTCCCGATGTGTCCGCGAGATCGGTGAAGGAGTGCCGAGACCCCAGCGCCCGCAGTCGTGGCTCGCGCAGCACGAGGTCGCGTACGTCCTCCACGGAACGTGGTCGCACGAGCGCGCGGGCGGTGTAGTCATAGCTGCGGGCCCACGTCGATCCGGGAGCTTCGCGGGTAGAGGTCTCGGTGCGCATGATCGGATCGTAGTCGGGTGCGGGCTTCTGTGCGCGTCTTCAGAAAACGTTATCGACAACGATTGACAGCCACGCCTCGGCAGGGCCAGTCTGTGATGCCGATCACACTCACCGTCTGGAGGCACCGTGAAGATTCGCCACCTGGCCGCAGCCATCGCTACAGCCTCGACCGTCGCCCTCGTCGCGTCGTCCACCGCCCACGCCGAGCCGCGAGGGTTCCAGCCCCCGCCCGACTCGCTCCGCTCCTACGCCTCCGAGATCGGCCTGCGGGTCGGTGTCGCGGTCAACCCCGAGGTGCTGGCCGACGACGTGCTCGCCGGCATCGCCGCCGACGAGTTCTCCAGCCTCACCCCCGAGAACGAGATGAAGTGGGAGACCGTCGAGCCCACCCGCGGCACCTACGACTGGTCGGGTGCCGATGAGGTCGTCGACTTCGCCCGCGCCCATGGCCAGAAGGTACGTGGCCACACCCTGCTCTGGCACAACCAGAACCCGGCCTGGCTGACCGAGGGTGTCGACGACGGCACGATCAGCACCGACGAGCTTCGCGCGATCCTCGAGAAGCACATCACCGACGAGGTGAAGCACTTCCGCGGCAAGGTCTACCAGTGGGACGTGGCCAACGAGTTCTTCGCCGACTCCTGGAGCCCCAACCCGCTCCCCAACGGTATGAACGGCGACAACTTCTGGATCAAGCACCTCGGCACCGGCATCGTCGCCGACGCCTTCCGCTGGGCCCATGCCGCCGACCCGAAGGCGCAGCTGTTCTACAACGACTACAACATCGCGGGTGAGGACGGGAACAGCGCCAAGTCGACCGCGGTCTACAACTGGGCCAAGGAGCTCCTCGCCCAGGGAGTGCCGATCCACGGGATCGGCAACCAGGGCCACCTCGACACCCAGTACGGCTTCTCCGGCGAGCGGTTCCGCGCCGACCTGCAGCGCTACGCCGACCTGGGACTGAAGGTCGCGGTCACCGAGGCCGACGTACGCACCTTCGTCGACTCCGCCGAGACCCAGGTCCCGACGGACAACCTGGCGCTCTTCGCCCACCCCTACGAGTTCTCGCAGATGCTCCAGGCCTGTCTCGCCGTGCGCGCCTGCACCTCGTTCACGGTCTGGGGCATCGACGACACCCACTCCTGGGTACCTGGCTGGTTCGAAGGACAGGGCTACGCACTGCTCTGGGACGTGAACAAGCAGCCCAAGGAGGCCTACACCACCCTGAAGCAGGATCTCAGGCTGGCCCTGGGCGCGCCCCGCCGGCGCTGAGGCACCCGATCTGCACCTGGGTCGTGGCGGCTCCTGCGTGCCGGTGGTCTACTGGAGACCGAGCACATCGATCGATCTGAGCGAGGGTAGATGAGCGAGTACGCAGCAGAAGCAGACCTCGAGGAGCAGGCGACCGACGTCGTGCGGGAGACCGTCGACGACGAGGCGCCCCTGGACGCCGAGGAGACGGTCACCTCGACGCCGGACGACGTCGACGAGGCCGACTACGCCGAGCAGAAGCTCGACGCGGTCGGCCCCGACGACGACTACGACTACTGACCCGGCCGGGACGGCACCACTAGGAGTTCTGAGGGAACCCGAGGTTGATCCCGCCGTGCGACGGGTCGAGCCACCGGGTGGTGACGGCCTTCTCCCGGGTGAAGAAGTCCAGACCCGCAGGACCGTAGGCCTTCGCGTCGCCGAACAGCGACGCCTTCCAGCCGCCGAAGGAGTGGTAGGCGACGGGCACCGGGATCGGCACGTTCACACCGACCATGCCGACCTGCACCTCGCGCTGGAACCGGCGTGCGGCGCCGCCGTCGTTGGTGAAGATGGCGGTGCCGTTGCCGAACTGGCCGGAGTTGATCAGCTCCAGGCCCTCCTCGTAGCCGGAGACGCGGACGACCGAGAGCACCGGGCCGAAGATCTCCTCGGTGTAGACGGTCGACGTGGTCGGCACCCGGTCGACGAGGGTCGGGCCGACCCAGAACCCGTTCGGGTCGCCGTCCACCTCGATCCCTCGACCGTCGACGACGACCTCGGCGCCATCGGCGGTCGCCACGTCGACATAGCTCGCCACCTTGTCCCGGTGGGCCCCGGTGATCAGCGGGCCCATGTCGGTGCCCCGGGTGCCGTCGCCGGTCTTGAGCGTGGCCATCCGCGAGGTGATCTTCGAGATCAGGGTGTCGGCCACCGAGTCGACGGCGAGCACCACCGAGATCGCCATGCAGCGCTCACCGGCCGATCCGAAGCCCGCGTTGACCGCGGAGTCGGCGACCAGGTCGAGGTCGGCGTCGGGCAGGACGAGCATGTGGTTCTTGGCGCCGCCGAGCGCCTGGACGCGCTTGCCGGCGGCGGTGCCGCGCTCGTAGACGTAGCGGGCGATCGGGGTGGACCCGACGAACGAGATCGAGGCGACGTCGGGGTTGTCGAGGAGCGCGTCGACCGCCTCCTTGTCGCCGTGGACTACGTTGAAGACGCCGTCGGGCAGGCCCGCCTCGGCCCACAGCTCGGCGATCCAGTTCGACGCGGTCGGGTCCTTCTCCGAGGGCTTGATGACCACCGTGTTGCCCGCCGCGATCGCGATGGGGAAGAACCACATCGGCACCATCGCCGGGAAGTTGAACGGGCTGATGATGCCCACGACGCCGAGCGGCTGCTTGAGAGTGGTCACGTCGACGCCGTTCGAGACCTGCTCGGAGACGGTGCCCTTGAGCAGGTGGGAGAGGCCGCAGGCGAACTCGACGACCTCGAGTCCGCGGGCGATCTCGCCGGCCGCGTCGGAGAGCACCTTGCCGTGCTCGGCGGTCAGGATCTCGGCGAGCTCGCCCTTGCGGGCGTTGAGCAGCTCGCGGAACTTGAAGAGCACGGCCGTACGCCGCGTCAGCGAGGTCTCGCTCCACTCGTCGTAGGCCTTCTTCGCCGCCGTGACGGCGGTGTCGACGTCGGCGGCCGAGGCGAAGCGTACGTGCTTCTGCACGGTGCCCAACGCGGGGTTGTAGACGTCGCCGAGGCGGGTGCCGGTGCCGGGGTTGGTGGCCCCGCCGATCCAGTGGTCGAGGATGGGGAGATCGGTCATGTCATGCGTCCTTTGAGTGTTACAGCGAGCCGAGCACGTCGTCGTAGATCGAGATCGCCTCGGCGACCTCGTCGGGGGTGACGACGCACGGAGGCACCACGTGGATGCGGTTCTCCATGGTGAAGGGGATCAGGTTGCGGGCGATGAGGTCGGACTTGATCCGGCCCATCGTCGCCGCGGGGAGCGGCTCCCGCGTCTCGCGGTCGGCGACGAGCTCGAGGGCCCAGAAGACCCCGGTGCCGCGCACCTCGCCGATCACGTCGTGCTTCTCGGCCAGCGCGGCCAGCCCGGGGGCGATGTGGTCGGTGCCGATGGTGGCGGCGTTGTCGACGATGCCCTCCTCGTTCATCGCCTCGATGGTCGCCACGATCGACGCCATCGCGAGCGGGTGGCCGGAGTAGGTGAGGCCGCCGGGGAAGACCTGGTCGTCGAAGGTCGCCGCGATCGGGTCGGAGATGATCACCCCGCCGGCGGGTACGTAGCCCGAGTTGACCCCCTTGGCGAAGGTGATCAGGTCGGGGACGACGTCGTAGGCGTCCAGGGCGAGCCACTCGCCGGTGCGGCCAAAGCCGGCCATGACCTCGTCGAGGATGAGCATGATCCCGAACTCGTCGGCCAGCGCCCGGACCCCGGGGAGGTAGCCCGGCGGCGGGATCATGATCCCGGCGGTGCCGGGGATGGTCTCGAGGAGGATCGCCGCGATCGACGCGGGACCCTCGGCCTCGATGACCCGGCGCAGGTGGTGCAGGGCGCGCTCGGCTTCCTGCTCCGGCGTGGTCGCCCAGAACTCCGAGCGGTAGAGGTAGGGGCCGAAGAAGTGGACGTGCCCGCGGGCGTACTCGTTCGGGATCCGCCGCCAGTCGCCCGTCGCGACGATCGCGGCGCCGGTGTTGCCGTGGTAGGAGCGGTAGGTCGAGAGCACCTTGTCGCGACCGGTGTGGATCCGGGCCATCCGGATCGCGTTCTCGACCGCGTCGGCGCCCGCGTTGGTGAAGAAGACCTTGTTGAAGCC includes:
- a CDS encoding chorismate mutase; its protein translation is MTEPDSAAHEELLRLRGSIDNLDAALVHLLAERFKCTEQVGRLKARAGFPPADPNREAIQIERLRRLSDDAGLDPEFAEKILNVIIAEVIRNHRQFLES
- a CDS encoding FAD-binding protein encodes the protein MRTETSTREAPGSTWARSYDYTARALVRPRSVEDVRDLVLREPRLRALGSRHSFTDLADTSGVLVSLDALESAPSLTGEVVRVPGGTRYGELAAWLEERGRALPNLASLPHISVAGAVATGTHGSGVGNGSLATSVTALEIIDGKGELVRLEAGSPDFAGAVVGIGALGIVTHLELATSPTYQVRQTVHDGLSYADLREHLTEILGAAYSVSVFTRWGDEPDGSVGRVWVKSRTTTPEIPGTELATRPHHVIPGLDPAPCTEQLGVPGPWHERLPHFRLDFQPSVGAELQSEYLVPLDRAQEAVDAVRSLAERIRPLLQVGEIRAVAADDLWLSPAYGTDILALHFTWQADPVGVGELLPELERRLPAGTRPHWGKLFATADPGAGFPHWDDFKRLVRRFDPDRRFWNAWLARVLD
- a CDS encoding endo-1,4-beta-xylanase — protein: MKIRHLAAAIATASTVALVASSTAHAEPRGFQPPPDSLRSYASEIGLRVGVAVNPEVLADDVLAGIAADEFSSLTPENEMKWETVEPTRGTYDWSGADEVVDFARAHGQKVRGHTLLWHNQNPAWLTEGVDDGTISTDELRAILEKHITDEVKHFRGKVYQWDVANEFFADSWSPNPLPNGMNGDNFWIKHLGTGIVADAFRWAHAADPKAQLFYNDYNIAGEDGNSAKSTAVYNWAKELLAQGVPIHGIGNQGHLDTQYGFSGERFRADLQRYADLGLKVAVTEADVRTFVDSAETQVPTDNLALFAHPYEFSQMLQACLAVRACTSFTVWGIDDTHSWVPGWFEGQGYALLWDVNKQPKEAYTTLKQDLRLALGAPRRR
- a CDS encoding CoA-acylating methylmalonate-semialdehyde dehydrogenase, with translation MTDLPILDHWIGGATNPGTGTRLGDVYNPALGTVQKHVRFASAADVDTAVTAAKKAYDEWSETSLTRRTAVLFKFRELLNARKGELAEILTAEHGKVLSDAAGEIARGLEVVEFACGLSHLLKGTVSEQVSNGVDVTTLKQPLGVVGIISPFNFPAMVPMWFFPIAIAAGNTVVIKPSEKDPTASNWIAELWAEAGLPDGVFNVVHGDKEAVDALLDNPDVASISFVGSTPIARYVYERGTAAGKRVQALGGAKNHMLVLPDADLDLVADSAVNAGFGSAGERCMAISVVLAVDSVADTLISKITSRMATLKTGDGTRGTDMGPLITGAHRDKVASYVDVATADGAEVVVDGRGIEVDGDPNGFWVGPTLVDRVPTTSTVYTEEIFGPVLSVVRVSGYEEGLELINSGQFGNGTAIFTNDGGAARRFQREVQVGMVGVNVPIPVPVAYHSFGGWKASLFGDAKAYGPAGLDFFTREKAVTTRWLDPSHGGINLGFPQNS
- a CDS encoding aspartate aminotransferase family protein, giving the protein MTSASDARAYDLDRSHVFHSWSAQGSLTPLVIAGGQGSRVWDDSGHTYLDFSSQLVNTNIGHQHPRVVEAIKKQAETLTTIAPSTANLTRGEAAERITDIAPVGFNKVFFTNAGADAVENAIRMARIHTGRDKVLSTYRSYHGNTGAAIVATGDWRRIPNEYARGHVHFFGPYLYRSEFWATTPEQEAERALHHLRRVIEAEGPASIAAILLETIPGTAGIMIPPPGYLPGVRALADEFGIMLILDEVMAGFGRTGEWLALDAYDVVPDLITFAKGVNSGYVPAGGVIISDPIAATFDDQVFPGGLTYSGHPLAMASIVATIEAMNEEGIVDNAATIGTDHIAPGLAALAEKHDVIGEVRGTGVFWALELVADRETREPLPAATMGRIKSDLIARNLIPFTMENRIHVVPPCVVTPDEVAEAISIYDDVLGSL